From a single Deltaproteobacteria bacterium genomic region:
- a CDS encoding winged helix-turn-helix domain-containing protein — translation MQTLTLEQLRTYAVARSLFTPTTLLKAITKLGFVQADPIRAPARAQGLTLSHRVRGYRAGDLEARYAQLPIEEDFFVNYGFLPRTMQQLMHPRTARSDWSTARWQQAQTVLEFVRSRGVVHPSEVDAEFRYGKSKNWFGGSSNASTQLLDGMHYRGLLRVAGCKSGVRTYAACELPVPVTDVAAAMDRLVDLIVATYAPLPQGSLSQLVMRLRTAVPQWTTDCRAAFARALLRLPSVELAGHRWFWPAGENPGSRQHALDEEVRLLAPFDPIVWDRRRFELFWGWAYRFEAYTPVHKRVRGYYALPLLWRGHVIGWATVAVRAGQLDVQLGYVSGRPPQESAFTHALDGEVERMARFLALD, via the coding sequence CGACGCTGCTGAAGGCCATTACCAAGCTTGGTTTCGTGCAGGCCGACCCGATTCGCGCGCCAGCCCGTGCGCAGGGCTTGACGCTCAGCCACCGCGTGCGAGGCTACCGCGCGGGTGACCTGGAAGCGCGCTATGCCCAGCTGCCGATTGAAGAGGACTTCTTCGTCAACTACGGTTTTCTGCCGCGCACCATGCAGCAGTTGATGCACCCACGCACCGCGCGCTCGGATTGGTCAACCGCACGCTGGCAGCAGGCGCAGACGGTGCTGGAGTTCGTGCGAAGCCGCGGGGTCGTACATCCGAGCGAAGTCGACGCTGAGTTTCGCTACGGGAAGAGCAAAAATTGGTTCGGTGGCAGCAGCAACGCCAGCACACAGCTGCTCGACGGTATGCATTACCGCGGTCTGTTGCGGGTGGCTGGCTGTAAAAGTGGCGTGCGCACCTACGCCGCCTGTGAACTCCCTGTACCTGTGACTGACGTGGCGGCAGCGATGGACCGGTTGGTCGATCTGATCGTGGCGACGTACGCGCCCCTGCCGCAGGGGTCGCTGTCGCAGCTGGTGATGCGGCTGCGGACCGCAGTCCCGCAATGGACCACCGACTGTCGTGCGGCGTTCGCACGTGCGCTGCTGCGACTGCCGTCGGTGGAGCTCGCCGGGCACCGCTGGTTCTGGCCCGCAGGCGAGAACCCAGGGAGTCGCCAGCATGCGCTGGACGAAGAGGTACGTCTCCTCGCACCCTTCGACCCCATCGTCTGGGACCGGCGCCGCTTCGAGCTGTTCTGGGGGTGGGCCTACCGCTTTGAGGCTTACACCCCCGTCCACAAACGCGTGCGAGGCTACTACGCGCTCCCGCTGTTGTGGCGGGGGCACGTGATCGGCTGGGCCACCGTCGCCGTGCGTGCAGGTCAGTTGGATGTGCAGCTCGGGTACGTGAGCGGCAGGCCACCCCAGGAGTCCGCCTTTACACACGCGTTGGACGGCGAAGTGGAACGGATGGCGAGGTTCTTGGCACTGGATTGA